One window of the Acaryochloris thomasi RCC1774 genome contains the following:
- a CDS encoding nucleotidyltransferase family protein yields the protein MTIAAIALPTTKIDEFCQRWQVTELALFGSVLRDDFRLDSDIDVMVSFHPDAHPKFSTLDQMETELRSIFHRDIDLVTRQGIQTSRNYLRRQEILSSAQVVYATGSSIPA from the coding sequence ATGACCATTGCAGCGATCGCACTCCCAACCACCAAAATCGATGAGTTTTGTCAACGCTGGCAAGTCACTGAGCTTGCCCTATTTGGCTCCGTTCTCCGTGATGACTTTCGCCTCGATAGCGATATCGACGTAATGGTAAGCTTTCACCCTGATGCTCACCCCAAGTTCAGTACTCTCGACCAGATGGAGACAGAGTTGAGAAGCATTTTTCATCGGGATATTGACTTGGTTACCCGCCAGGGTATTCAAACCAGTCGCAACTACTTACGCCGCCAAGAAATTCTCTCCTCAGCTCAGGTTGTTTATGCAACGGGATCTTCAATTCCTGCTTGA